The Brettanomyces bruxellensis chromosome 8, complete sequence genome segment aaaaaacaagagGCTGTGGCTGCAAACGAGCACATACTTTATAGAGCCGAAGACGTACGTaaagagaagaaacaaaaatgtctACACCTGAAGCAGACCATTCAAGAGATCCTTGCCCAATTGTTATATTGAATGATTTTGGAGGTGCTTTCGCTATGGGTGCCATTGGTGGATGCATATGGCATGGTATTAAAGGTTTCAGAAATTCACCATATGGTGAAAGATATTCAGGTGCTATTAATGCTGTGAAGGCAAGAGCTCCAGTCGTTGGAGGTAATTTTGGTGTTTGGGGTggattattttcattttatgaCTGTGGCTTAAGAGCAGtgaggaaaagagaagatgCATGGAATGCCATTCTAGCTGGTTTTCTTGTTGGTGGCTCGTTGGCAATTAGAGGTGGAAAAAGacatattttcaattcCGCAGTCACCTGTGCCTGTGTGTTGGGTGTCTTCGAAGGTGTTGGTATGATGTTTTCCAGATACATGGCCTGGGCTAACAAACCTGTGGCCATGCCTGTTCCAGATGAGCAGCAACAAACCCCCTTGGCGGCATAATGGACAATGCATATGTTGCTTTTCTGTTTCATAAGCTCCTGGTTATCTTTACTAATGTGCATTGAGATACTGGCCCTTGTATATATGACATTTAAAGCTGGTTACGACAAATcaaatatgctttttttcttccatccTCGCATACATTTTGTTTAGTGCAAAATGCGGATTGGGGGTAACAAATGGATGGTACTTCAGGCTAATACCatacttatttttcttatttctatAGTTTTTAacgacttttttttttacatttatACTTATCATTCTTGTGTAGCCTTTGTGATATGTATAGATTATTCTTTCCTTAAGTTGAGAAGGGCAGGATGGCCTTTCAGCATGGGTGCTTAATCAATCAGTTcttgaaaggaaaaaaggaaaataaaataaatgttTTGTGAATTTCAAGGAGACTTCGCGCGACCTGTATTCAaagataaatttatttactcaggggaaaaatatggatCATGACAATTTTAGCTtgcattttattcttcatgTGAATTTACTGTTTATTATTCTACTTATCGGCATCTGCTAACAgtaaaagagagaaaatgaatatttcaactGGAGCCGGGGTTCAGAGGAGAAGAGGTGGTCAATCAAATCGACCAGAGGATGAAGTTAATGCAGCCGAGTTAAAACTTGGCCCCGAATTTCAATTAGACCAGACAGATAACCATGGTAATCATACGAAGTTGATAACTTTAAATCTTTCAGAAGCTCGAATTCTTATTAGAGCGGCATTAAAAGAGAGAATGGAAATGTTTCAAGCTATGAAAGGTACAGATAACAAGGATAAGATTAATGCTGAGGCAGATCCAGATGATGAGGTTCTTGCCAGAATGGCTACAGCACCTGGCGCAAACGAAGTTCTTAGCAAaacattgaaatatttatctACATTTTCAAGATTTAAAGATGCAGAGACATGCACTGCGGCTGAAGCCTTGCTTAAAAGTGATGACAACTCAGCACTTCATCCATTTGAAATCGCCCAATTAGGCTCTTTGGCGTGTGAAGATACGGATGAAGCCATTACTCTTATTCCAAGTttgaatgaaaagaaggatagTATTGATCTCGATAGGATTTTGGAAGAACTTAACAGGTTGGAGACAAACTTCCCGTGAAATGCGGCTTTGTCataatttgctttttgtaATATTAGTTTCTACATCACTTCAATAAATGGATGCAATTTGAGTTAAGAACACTAGATATACAGGGAGAGGactttgaaatataaaaCCATGAATAACCAATATAACCATTATAAATAGTCTTCTTCATGGAAATACTCCCGGAGAAATCTTTTTCCACTTCCATATCTCCACCACCTTGGAAGGCAGCTGTGCGGGAGGATGTCCAAgtttttttcgttttgaGGAATAATGCACCGCTTACCAACTTGGAGAGACACAGAATCCGGAAAAGTGAAAAACGGAGGATGCGTGTACCCTATATCTTCGAAATCTATAATGTCATCCCTATCTAAAAGTAAACTAGCTGCTATAGTATGAACTGGTGCATCACCCCATCTTTCATAATAAAATCCTCCACTCCTACTTAAAAAGTTGAAGTAATCAAGATATTCTTGCGAGCGGAAGAAGTTAAGGTCACCAATCTCGAAATTAGACCAAAAGTGACACATATTGTACGGGGAAGCATCTTTTGGAATCAAAGTTTCTGGACCTATCGGGTCTTTGGAGGTGATGAATGCTATGGATGAATTTTCATGTAAATAACTAGGGTATTCCGTGAGAAAGTTTTCAACTGTGTTCCACAACGTTGGAATTGTGTCTGGGTACTccaaaatagaaataacAAAACCATATTTCTTGCGTTTCTCTCTCATGAGTCGAAATGGGTCCATTTGAAAGTCGCAAAAATATCGAACACCCGGTTCAACTCGAAAATAATAGTCATAGTTCAGGAGCAGTTTCTGCCTAAAGAAAAATCCAGAGTTGAAGTGACACATGTTTCTATAGGATCTAGAGTCACCATATATTACATCATTTTTCGTAAAATTTAGTATGCTCtcattatattttgttttattaATGTATTCTGGGGTATTCCAATCTTCTGGTGGAATATGCCCATAAAATGTTTCACCTGTGGCCATGGCAGAAGTCTCAGTTATAAATTCGGAAGTAAAGTTTGCATCATTGAGAAAAACCCATGGATAATGATAATCACGATTGAATCTATCTTCTAATTCTCGCATTGACTTTAAAACCTCGGGTAGTTCCCAGTTCCGACAGAGCATTAGAATGGTAGCATTTTCTAAATGAGGAGAAGAACGttgcttttcaacatctgGAAATCTAGCATCCACATATGAATTTGTTGCAGGCTTTAAACGAGAATCCTGTAGTAATAGATGCGTTGAATTTTCGAAATCTGAATTCAACTTCAACGACTGCTCATACAACCCCTTTAAAGTTTCTGGACTTGTCAACGGGATTGATGGTAATATAACCCTTTTTATCCCGAACGATACTAGAAGAATGAATGCAACTATGACAGCACTAGAAAGGCGCCAAttcatctttttgcaaCAAAGCGAAAATTACCATCGATTGTGGCCCGCTAGATGATACTCAAAATTTCCATTACAAATAAAGATTACTTGAGAAGTTTAGCAGTTCCACAGTTGTATGAAAGCTTTCGTGTGCAGCCCTAaaaagtaatttttttttcttttaaaaacTATAAGAAAAGATAGCGGCGGCAGCCAGGGATTTAAAATTAAGTTATACAAACCTATCATTACAATTATTAAACTTCATGAACAAAAACTTAACGACCTTCCTTCAACATCAGTATTTGTCCTTATTTTCAGCAAAAATGGGAATTGCGGTGCTATCTGCTAATTTAACATTTAGACCCACAACACCATCCATTCCCAAATCTATAACTCCCCCCACTGGTTTAAAATTTGAGTTTAAAAGATAATTCAAAACCGAATCAATATTCCGAATTAAAGCAGATGTGGTCATGCTAATATCTCCAATAACAACAGAAAGACAGTTACCAGTACTTGGAACAAACGTTGTACCGCCACAAGTGATTTGAACTTGCTTTTGCACATATTCCGGATCCACCCTTTCATCCTTCATCTTTTGAGATTTCTTCGATTGTACTAACTTTGCTTCAGCTGATGGTCTTGCCATTTGTAGCATTAAGGGATATTTCTTACTCGTTTTTCCGAACACAGTGTTATGGAGGAGAGGATGTATTAATCTATTCAACCGATGGTCTATGAATATGAAGTCATTATTATGATAAAGTTTGTTGgcctcttttttgttcattaTTAACTGTCTAAATCTTCTAAAGGGGATGATTTTGTCAAAGGTATCTTCTGTTGCAGAGCCTTTCTTCGTAAGCGGAATCTTGTACACGCTAATAGGGTCTTTGGTAACCAATAGAATTTTCGAGTCTGAAACTTTTCTGACTCTACTTGCTAAAGGAATTATTCTGGGGATGACctcttttgattttgatgttgGCAATCTGGTTTCTATGATAAGATACACCTTCTGATTTGGAGCATCATCTAAGTCAACCTTGGAATGGCCCCGCAAAGCTTCGATAGCTCTTCCAGACTTCGCTTTTAGATCTGAGGCAAGAACTTTAAATTCATACACCCGCTTGCTcttcatttaatataatatattcTTATTCTAAAGCCTCAAGGGTACAGCATGTAACATCTAAGTCTATACCCCACCCATCTGTGTGATCTTTGGTACAGGTGAAAAATTAGTTTATTGCACTGTCAGAAccgtaaaaaaaaaaaaatagatagATGAATAAATGCAGTAGGAGGAAAAGGGACAATAAGAAGGCGTTCATATCCTAAAGCACACAAATTTACTGGTATTTTGTCAATATTGAATTCGTTCAATGGAATTCAGTAAAATATTACAGTAAAGTACACAATGCATGTTTTAGACTTACTAGGTGGGCTATCTGGGCTTACAGGTACGATTGGGGAATTTTACTCATCGCATTTACCCTTATCAGTTGGCAAACATCCAAAAGATAATCATTTACCAGTTGTTGTGTGGCATGGCATGGGTGATTATTATAATTCAGAATCAATATCATCGGTGAATGAAACACTTCATAAATATATACCCAatcttgaattttattCAATCCATGTCAAAGAAAACAGTAGACAGGATCAAGAAGCTGGCATTGTTGGTGATTGCATGACTCAGATACAGCATGTATGCGAACAACTTGCTGATAAGGAAGAATTGAAGCAAGGATTTAATGCTATTGGATTTTCGCAGGGTGGTCTTTTTTTAAGAGCAGCAAAGGAAATATGCGATCTCCCCATACATAATTTGATAACTTTCGGTTCTCCACATAATGGCTTTGATGACCTTCCACGTTGCGATAACTGGCTTTGTAAAAGAAAGAACGAACTCTTAAAAGGACACCTGTATGACCCAAGAGTTCAAAACTCAGTGGTGCAAGCACAATACTATCGGGATGTCCATAATTTTGACGATTACATTACCGGCAGTAACTTTCTCAAATTTGTTAATAACGAGTTTATTAAGGACAATGAATATGCAGACAATCTAATTAAATTGAACCGTCTTGTTCTAGTGATGTTCTTGAAGGATCACACACTTGTCCCGAAAGAAAGTGCATGGTATTTCGACACAGATCCAGAAACAAATCAGCCGATTCCATTCAATTTAACAGTGGCCTACAAACAGAATCTCGTAGGCTTGAAGACGCTTGACATGGAAAATAAACTTGACTTTATTACTATTGACGGTGAACACATGCAGTTGACCGAAGAGGATTTACAAAAGATAGCATTAAGTTATCTCTAATGCAAAATATACTACGTTTCATAACCATTTCTTTGTAacctttcaaaagaagaactaTTATCTTTTTAGATATAACAGTAATATTAGGGAAACTATCTGAAAATACCCGCAACTTGAGCCCCTCTCAATATTCCATGTAATGTCATTTATTATAAGTGTACAACAAAAATGGGACGAGGCACCTAAGCAGCAGTCAATCTCTTTCTCTGAGCATATCTACCTTTCTGTCTGGAGTTCAACACAGCAACCTGCTTGTCCTCCTTAGCCTTAACAACTGGCTTCTCCTCTTCAGTCAAAACGATCTCAATATGGGATGGAGATGACTTGTAAGCGTTAACACTACCGTGTGCTCTGtaagttcttcttctcatcttTGGGGCCTTGTTAACCTGAATGTGAGAAATAACCAACTTGGAAGTGTCCAAACCCTTAGcctttaaaataaaaataatgtgATGTTAGTATGAACTCAATATGGGCTCCAAGGAAAATGTAATATGAGCAAAGTGCATTCTCTCAACGATGATAAATTTACAATCCAAACTcttgaaaataatgtatGTTCCTCGTTTTGTAGTGCTCAATTCCAATGTAATGATCTGGAAAACAATAATCAACTGTAAACAACATGAATATTCCATCTGATAATCTTGTAGAACAGAACATATTATAATCCGCACTTGCTTTTAAATCTTATCCTTCATATACATACTTCAGCATTTGACTCAGCGTTTGCCAAAAGGTCCTGAATGAACTTAATGGACTTTGCAGGCCATCTAGCAACAGTGAGACCGAACTCATGACCCTGAGCGGTTCTTCCGATGGAGTGGTTGTATCTTCTGAATGGAATGGCTCTCTTATGGGCGGAAACAGCTTCCAAGTAAGCCTTAGCCTTCTGCAACTTCAAACCATTGATGGCCTGAGCTGTCTCTCTGGtgtttttgaaagaaactCTCAAGTATGAACCTCTAGCACAAGCGGACTTGGCTGGGTTTGCTGGAACTGCTGCGTATCTAGCCATCTTTACCTAACTGTTTATATAGACTTGAAACGTTTGACTAATATAACGTCGTGTTTAGTTCGGATGCACAGgtatattgaaaagaacgTCTACCCTCAAACGtaatatttctttatttttttttcagctaGAAAGACTGCggcaaaaattttccccttATTGACCAGTTGAAAATTTAGTGCTGAGATTCCTGAGTTGCAAGTTCGCGACTTTGCTAACAATTTTCACAGTCACAAATAACAACTCTTCTTTAGAGCCGCGAATCACAAAAGACCGAGATCGTAACACAGGTGTAAGGTGTGGATGACAAGAAAATTTAATTCAAAAATAGCCACGTGATTTGTGTGATTCGGACATTTTGAAGCTAAGGAtgtaagaagaaaatatgcCTCTTGCGACAACTGGGCggagggaagaaaaaaaaaacggagCTGGGTCAGAGAATAAAACCGAAAAGAATTATTGGCAGATTAAGCCTCGAAACCAAGCGTGCATTCCGcacatatttatttatttttttcttatctcCTTTAAACTAGTTGAATTATTTGACGATACATATGTAATCAATAACGTGATAAAAATACGTAAAATAAGGTAACTGAGTAGTTAATTGACTGCCGGAATTAAAGATGATATTTGCTCAGGTCATTAACGTTCTGCTTTTGCTATTACAGGTGGTTCATTGCTTAGATCTATCCGATAAGGGGTTTAAAGGGTTTCCAGAGATTAAGAATGTTGCTGGAATTCATGAAATAGAGAACAAAAAGGACACGCCACCTTCGATCACTACACAAAAATGGTATATTAACATGGTTGACACATCCAGGGATGACTTGCCCAAGGATATGGGTAATATTGAACATTGTCCTCCAGGATCACAAATATGCGGATTAACAATTGTCAAAGGCCCTGAGATTCAGCAGAAGGAAGGTGCAGTgactgaaatattttcgTTTTCCAACCAGTTAGTTCCTCAGTTCAAAAAGAATCCAGAGGAGCACGAGAACACAGTGAAACTGAATGGTGCAAACTGGGGAGATTTATCAATAAATGCGGTTCTACACTTAATATGTCCCGAACCCAAAGAGAAGGAAGCATTAGAGTCCTCGTTTGACTACAAAAATTTGGATATAACGTGGAAAAACAATTACTTCTGTCCCGATGCCAACCACGGtgaaaaggaaggaaagGGTAAGGATGATCACGGAAAGGATGATGACAGAAAGAAAGGcaaagataaagatgaaagacATCATCACTGGGGAATATTCACATGGATATTTATTATAGTTGCACTTACATTTTCAGCTTACATAGTTGGACAAAGTTGGATGAACATGAGGGGCTCTGGCAGCTTCAATGATTTCATTGCAGAACTTCGGGATTCTGCTGCTGACACGTTTGGTAAGGTTGGTGAGTTTGTCAAGCAGATAGTGACAAGAATTACTGGTGGTGGTGACAGGGGTGGATACAGTGCAGTGTAATCTTAACGACATTTCAAATGCTCGAAGCACTAATTGCTCTATTAGTGTACACACAAATTAACAAGAACTGACATTACATATTCCTTTAATAACCATTTTAGGCGGAAGCTTGATGTGCCTGCTCAATCCTATCGAGGACCTTATTCATATTATCCACTGTATTGTTGATAGAAGTTTCTAAgtaatttttcttcttattcacATCATTAATTAGATTGGaattatctttcttttcgcTTTCGAGTTTTGTTGTATATTGCTTGGAACCAACTTTCATAAAAGCCTTTCCACAACTTTCCCAAACTACTTCATTTGTAGAATTTTGAAGCTCTTTTAAAGAGACATCGATGAGTTGATTTCTAATCGTCAAATCGGAAAGAACAACATTGGCATTTTGCAAGTCGCTCTTTTGGGACTGCAACTGGTTATTCATTTGCATCAACAGCTTTTTAGCACTTGTTAATATTTAATTCTCATGAGTACCTGCAACCGAATATGAAACTCCACTAATCATACTTACACtttgtatattttgtgACATCGTACTTCAAGTATTTATACCTTCTTAAGTATGATCCTCTTTTAGCAAGAGTGTTTGCTCTGCTCAACAACTAGTGAACACAAGTTTAGTCAAATCTGCTATTCTCTTTCCATTGAAAAACCTCTCTTTTCTGCACATCAAGatgtattttatttttttatttatcctATTGTGAAGCATAACGATTTCGCGGTTCTAGCTCTGGGGCGGGAGAAAGGAGGgagagagaagaaaaaaaaaacacaaCCGTGAGCATCTGTCATTTCAATCTCATACTAAATTTAGCATAATGAAGACTGTAACAAATGCTTTTGTTATCATCAGTATCAGGACATAATTAGTTCATCGCTTTAGTCCAAAGATCAGAGGGGAAAATTGCCAAAATATCCACATCATGGGCTCTAAACTAGCGTTTTCACCAAGAACTTCAAGGTCATTTCTGAGATCTTCGTTTATCTCTTTAAGAAATATACTTTCAAGACCAAAGATCGTCCTTACTGTGACAGCCATAGTTTTTGCATTTAATTGGATAATATTTGGTGATCCTATAAAAGGTCCACTGGGGAACAAATCGTTACCTCCATCTATCAAATCATTTAAACATCTAAGAGAGCCTGTCTATTTAAACTTACTTCATAACAGCTATGGATTGCAAGGTCCGGAAACAATTCCAATACAGACAAAGGAGTTGATCCCATCAATCGACGATTCCTCAGTTTTAAGGCAACTTACTTTAGATAATTTATTCCGGATGGAAATACACTCAGGCGATGACGGTGATAAGAAACTTTTCTTCTATAGCAAAGAGTTTTACCATGATCCTGAAGCAGATCAAGATGACgccaaaaagcagaaggaaaaagcagataGCGATGCGGTTAAAAGCATTAAACGTGCCTCCAAagatttcaagaaaatgggAAGAAAGGTGTAtacaggaaaagaaaatcctAAGATTGTTCTCGTTACAGCTTTCGACTTCAACaaatatgatgatgctTACTTGAAAGCGGTTGCCAATAACCGAATGAAATACACAAAGCAACATGGTTATGGTCTTTATGAGAGGTGGGTCGAGGAATTTGTTCCAAGACTTCAAGAAACAGGAAATCTAGGTACCGACTGGTGGAAAGTTATCCTTTTAAGAGAGGCGATTAACGCATTTCCTCACGCTGAATATTTCTGGTTTTTAGACGAGAAGTCACTTATTGTGCAAAGAGACATTCGTATAGAAAATTCCCTTCTTGATCCAGAAATAATGCAAGCTAAAATGCTCAGGGACCAACCAATTGTTCTCCCAGGGTCTGCAATTAAAACATACAAGAACACAAAGGCTCAGGATGTCAGTTTGATTCTCACGCAAAATAATGCTGGTATATCAACAGACTCAATTATTGTGAAGAACGATATCCAGGGTAAGGCAACTCTGGAGTACTGGGATAGTAGGCTTTATCGTGCATACAACAACTTCTATCAGGATGAAGTTAAGGCATTAGAGCATATGTTACAGTGGCATCCATTAGTCCTATCTAGAACGTCATTGGTGCCAACACGATTAATAAATGCTGGTATTGAGAATAAAgatcaaaagaagaattctGCAGTCGATTACCAAGAGGGCGACATGGTGATCAATCTTGGCGAATGTCAGAGGGACGGCTCATGCATTAAGCTTGCCTCGAAATACTTACGTAGTTAATATGGTTAGCATGTATACAACGTTTTAAACATTTTAGCATCTTTCACCTTGAGGCGAACATTGAGTTTGTAAATATTTACACACGTACTAAGACAAAgataaaaggaaaaagggAGATAAACGGTGGGAAAATGGGTAAAAAGAACCGTCAATTCTGACATTTGCTACTTTCGCTCCACAAATCTTCCGCTTGTATCCAAAATCTAACCAAGCATCCCCTTATTTTTTAGCGGTTTGATCTCTTTTAGGAGTAGTAGTATTGGCATTCTCATTGGCAACAGAGCTCTCGGAAGCCGGCGATGCTCCAGTATTTCCAACTTTTTGCTCAAGAACCTTCAAAGCAATACGCTTTCTGCGTGAGGACTCACCGGAGGAGCCATTGGCATCAATTGTATTACTCTTATTCAATCTTTGGATAGTCCGAAGATTACTGGATtcgatatcatcatcattgaaAGGGCGGAAAAGACCCAAGAATGCTGAAGAGTGATAGAAAAATCTTGCAATTGGCTTCAAGTAATCATGACAGTTGTCAGGAAAGAATTGGATGAATGCAAAGGTGTCGGAAGCATCACCACGAACAGTCAATGAATGTGATGTGGTATGTGATTCACTTGCAGTAGTTGGTAAAATATTACCAACATGATTGATTTGGTAATAACGTAAATAGAACCAACTTATGTAGAAGTTGACAAAAAGAGGCATGAAGAACGGAGAGAAGGATCTGAAAATCACAAGAGACACAACAAGAGCAAGCGAAAGGACGATGAATGGAAGTCTTTTCAATCTAAATCTAAAGAAGCTGAAAACTTTCACATTACTCTCTGGGGAGAGCTGTTTCACTACAACAATAAAACTCATGAGAATGGTGAAAATACCGAAATTTGTAGGGCTTGCAATGGAATCGGCTGCGGACATACCAAAAACAACGGCAAAGGATTTGaacaaaatacaaatcAAATTTGTGGTCACAGTCACGATAAGCAAATAGCGAATTAATTCACCAAATATGCCCTTTTCAGGTGCTCTAAGACCTTCGGCATCATCAAAGTTCCAATTCGATTCCAAGTATTCCGTTCCAAAAAACATAACTGGAAgtgcaaaaagaaattgcaaCGGTGACGTTTGCACGTATGGCGAAATAATCAATGTCCATGGATAGAACACGAAATGATTAGGGACCAACTGAATTGCAGGCACAACGACATCACTAAACTTTAAACTTTCATTGCTCTCTTTTAGTCCAATGTAAGATTGATATCTCACGTAATAACCCAAGGATGAGAAAAGAATCACCAGGGCTAAATTAATAAGGGAGATGCACCCCACGTGATGCGTACCCAACTTAATTCTTGGCATtatatcaaatatatatcaaTAGGGCTATATGGATGTGGAGAAAGGAGAGAGAGGAGTTTCTACCAAGGAAACTAGATAGGCCAATCGTATAGGAGGACGATATTCGCTTATTTTCAATGTCCTTTCTTGACACTTGTAattgtacttttttattttatattctCGATTATTTCGCGTTCATcataaaaaataacatAGCCCCCCTCAAAGAATACGATTAATCTATACATGAACAATACTTGATAGGTACCTTAGTCTGGAGTAGTGAACAATTGCGAAATATCAAAGTGGTTTatgaaattcaaaaatggaACCTCCGACGAAAAAGGtgaagagaaggagaaataaTGACCCATCCAAACAACTAAgcgaggaagaaaagaaactacATCATATACAATCAGAACACAGAAGAAGGGAACAGATTAGATCAACATTTGATCGGTTGGTTGAAATAGTACCAGATCTAACTGCAAATGAGAAGCGTTCGGAGCTAACAGTAATAACCAAGACAACGAGttatattgaaaaattgcGAGAACAGAACAAACGACTAGTTGACTTAGCACAGAAAAAGGGTATACCCATGGAAAAGAGTGTTATCAAATCGTAATATATTCATGAAATCATACTTATaaatcaat includes the following:
- a CDS encoding uncharacterized protein (SECRETED:SignalP(1-19)) — its product is MIFAQVINVLLLLLQVVHCLDLSDKGFKGFPEIKNVAGIHEIENKKDTPPSITTQKWYINMVDTSRDDLPKDMGNIEHCPPGSQICGLTIVKGPEIQQKEGAVTEIFSFSNQLVPQFKKNPEEHENTVKLNGANWGDLSINAVLHLICPEPKEKEALESSFDYKNLDITWKNNYFCPDANHGEKEGKGKDDHGKDDDRKKGKDKDERHHHWGIFTWIFIIVALTFSAYIVGQSWMNMRGSGSFNDFIAELRDSAADTFGKVGEFVKQIVTRITGGGDRGGYSAV
- a CDS encoding uncharacterized protein (CAZy:GT15); its protein translation is MNWRLSSAVIVAFILLVSFGIKRVILPSIPLTSPETLKGLYEQSLKLNSDFENSTHLLLQDSRLKPATNSYVDARFPDVEKQRSSPHLENATILMLCRNWELPEVLKSMRELEDRFNRDYHYPWVFLNDANFTSEFITETSAMATGETFYGHIPPEDWNTPEYINKTKYNESILNFTKNDVIYGDSRSYRNMCHFNSGFFFRQKLLLNYDYYFRVEPGVRYFCDFQMDPFRLMREKRKKYGFVISILEYPDTIPTLWNTVENFLTEYPSYLHENSSIAFITSKDPIGPETLIPKDASPYNMCHFWSNFEIGDLNFFRSQEYLDYFNFLSRSGGFYYERWGDAPVHTIAASLLLDRDDIIDFEDIGYTHPPFFTFPDSVSLQVGKRCIIPQNEKNLDILPHSCLPRWWRYGSGKRFLREYFHEEDYL
- the RPL17A gene encoding 60S ribosomal protein L17A, coding for MARYAAVPANPAKSACARGSYLRVSFKNTRETAQAINGLKLQKAKAYLEAVSAHKRAIPFRRYNHSIGRTAQGHEFGLTVARWPAKSIKFIQDLLANAESNAEAKGLDTSKLVISHIQVNKAPKMRRRTYRAHGSVNAYKSSPSHIEIVLTEEEKPVVKAKEDKQVAVLNSRQKGRYAQRKRLTAA
- a CDS encoding uncharacterized protein (CAZy:GT34) — encoded protein: MGSKLAFSPRTSRSFLRSSFISLRNILSRPKIVLTVTAIVFAFNWIIFGDPIKGPLGNKSLPPSIKSFKHLREPVYLNLLHNSYGLQGPETIPIQTKELIPSIDDSSVLRQLTLDNLFRMEIHSGDDGDKKLFFYSKEFYHDPEADQDDAKKQKEKADSDAVKSIKRASKDFKKMGRKVYTGKENPKIVLVTAFDFNKYDDAYLKAVANNRMKYTKQHGYGLYERWVEEFVPRLQETGNLGTDWWKVILLREAINAFPHAEYFWFLDEKSLIVQRDIRIENSLLDPEIMQAKMLRDQPIVLPGSAIKTYKNTKAQDVSLILTQNNAGISTDSIIVKNDIQGKATLEYWDSRLYRAYNNFYQDEVKALEHMLQWHPLVLSRTSLVPTRLINAGIENKDQKKNSAVDYQEGDMVINLGECQRDGSCIKLASKYLRS
- a CDS encoding uncharacterized protein (BUSCO:EOG09264ZI5); this encodes MNISTGAGVQRRRGGQSNRPEDEVNAAELKLGPEFQLDQTDNHGNHTKLITLNLSEARILIRAALKERMEMFQAMKGTDNKDKINAEADPDDEVLARMATAPGANEVLSKTLKYLSTFSRFKDAETCTAAEALLKSDDNSALHPFEIAQLGSLACEDTDEAITLIPSLNEKKDSIDLDRILEELNRLETNFP
- the TIM17 gene encoding translocase of the inner membrane (BUSCO:EOG09265E6R); translation: MSTPEADHSRDPCPIVILNDFGGAFAMGAIGGCIWHGIKGFRNSPYGERYSGAINAVKARAPVVGGNFGVWGGLFSFYDCGLRAVRKREDAWNAILAGFLVGGSLAIRGGKRHIFNSAVTCACVLGVFEGVGMMFSRYMAWANKPVAMPVPDEQQQTPLAA